Genomic DNA from Candidatus Cloacimonadota bacterium:
GCGATCATCTTTAGTTCTCCACCGGGACAGAAGATGATTCTTGATGAAACGCTATATCTGATCAATGAGGTAGAAAGAACAATGATCATCACCGATATGGAACATACCGGCGGCTTGTTCAAGCCGAATGATATCATTGACCTGTATTGGAACCAATCGGCAAAGGAATTGATTGTTGATAATGAGGATACCTATAAGATAGTGATGATCCCTGAAGATGATCTTTATACAGCCAGAGCAGAAATGATCATCAGACGCAGCGATTTTATTATAGTCGGTGTTAGTTATGAAGATCATAACAAAAATAGAGTTGATTTTAATTTTCATGACGAGAGAGTTAACCAGCGTTTTGATATGAGTGTTTTTAATGTCACACCGGATAAAGATTACACAATAATAGACAATCGTATCAATATTCCCCAGGAAAATACTCTCGATTGAGATAAATAAGTATAAGTTAATATAGAAATTTGGAGGATAATATGATTGGTGTCATTATGGCAGGAGGTTCTGGAACCAGATTTTGGCCTTTAAGCAGGGAGATAACACCCAAGCAATATTTACAGTTGTTTTCGGACAAGACGATGATTCAGAAAACTGTTGAACGGCTCTTTCCTATCATTGGTTTGGAGAGCATCTATATAGTTTCAACAGAATCACAACGTCCTCTTATCCACGATAATATTCCCAATCTGCCGGAAGAAAATCTGATCATAGAGCCGGTGGGAAGAAATACAGCACCCTGTATCGCTTTAAGTGCCGCCTACTTAAAGCGTAAATACTCAGAAAATAAGATCATGTTTGTTCTCCCTTCTGATCATATAATTGTCGAAGAGGACATCTTTCAAAAAAGCATCAAGGTTGCAGAGAAGGCTGCGAAAGAGGGTAATCTGGTGACTTTCGGTATCAAACCGGATTATCCGGCTACCGGATATGGATACATCGAAGCAGGAAAGGCAATAACAAAAGGTGTTCACAAGATTACTAATTTCAAAGAAAAACCTGATTTTGCAACCGCCAAATCTTTCCTCAGTGCAGGGAATTATCTCTGGAACAGTGGAATGTTTATGTGGCGTGTCGGAGACATTTTAGAAGAATATCGCCTTCATGCTCCCGAGATGTATAAATTATTACAGGGCATAGAGAAACTATGGGATGAAAAAGGATTAGATGCCGATATAAGCAGCAAGTATATCCAAATGCCCAAGACACCGGTAGATATAGCTATCATGGAAAAGGCAGAAAAGAGAGTTGTAATTCCTGTTAATTATCACTGGAATGATGTCGGCAGTTGGAGAGCTGTCTCCGATCTGGCAGAAAAAGACAAGAACGGCAATGCCATCAAAAGTCCGAATATTGTTATCAAAAGCAGCGGTAATTATGTTTACGCCAAAAAACTCGTAGCGATGATTGATACAGATAACTTAGTAGTGATTGACACTC
This window encodes:
- a CDS encoding NTP transferase domain-containing protein codes for the protein MIGVIMAGGSGTRFWPLSREITPKQYLQLFSDKTMIQKTVERLFPIIGLESIYIVSTESQRPLIHDNIPNLPEENLIIEPVGRNTAPCIALSAAYLKRKYSENKIMFVLPSDHIIVEEDIFQKSIKVAEKAAKEGNLVTFGIKPDYPATGYGYIEAGKAITKGVHKITNFKEKPDFATAKSFLSAGNYLWNSGMFMWRVGDILEEYRLHAPEMYKLLQGIEKLWDEKGLDADISSKYIQMPKTPVDIAIMEKAEKRVVIPVNYHWNDVGSWRAVSDLAEKDKNGNAIKSPNIVIKSSGNYVYAKKLVAMIDTDNLVVIDTPDVLLITKKESSEKVKDVVAMIEKMGWKDYL